In one window of Neisseria subflava DNA:
- the tadA gene encoding tRNA adenosine(34) deaminase TadA has product MLTTPPLAPKTLATLKELGIRTLEDLQKIGAVRAFLLLKASGLTVTKSTLWQLDALVSGVDVRHISEERKTELGKALKNHPPVAVFPSQNDMEAFMRLAIEQARQSAALGEVPVGAIIVYQGKAIAAAHNTCIGDHNVSHHAEINALSAAGKALQNYRLEDCDVYITLEPCSMCASALIQARVRRVIYGAAEAKTGAAGSVVDLFADKRLNKHTAILGGILAEECQSVLQDFFAAKRKAV; this is encoded by the coding sequence ATGCTGACCACGCCGCCACTTGCCCCTAAAACTTTGGCTACGCTAAAAGAATTGGGTATTCGTACACTGGAAGATTTGCAAAAAATCGGCGCAGTCCGCGCATTTCTATTGCTGAAAGCGTCTGGTTTGACCGTAACCAAAAGCACCTTATGGCAACTGGATGCGCTGGTTTCGGGTGTGGATGTCCGGCATATTTCCGAGGAGAGAAAAACGGAGCTGGGCAAGGCCTTGAAAAACCATCCGCCTGTTGCCGTTTTCCCTTCTCAAAATGATATGGAAGCCTTTATGCGGCTGGCGATAGAACAGGCCAGACAATCGGCGGCATTGGGCGAAGTCCCCGTTGGCGCGATCATTGTATATCAAGGCAAGGCAATCGCAGCAGCACACAATACCTGCATTGGCGACCACAATGTCAGCCACCATGCCGAAATCAATGCACTTTCCGCTGCCGGCAAAGCCTTGCAAAACTACCGCTTGGAAGACTGCGATGTGTACATCACATTAGAACCTTGCTCCATGTGCGCATCTGCCTTGATACAGGCGCGGGTCAGGCGCGTGATTTATGGTGCGGCCGAAGCTAAAACCGGCGCGGCAGGCAGCGTGGTCGATTTATTTGCCGACAAACGTCTGAACAAGCATACCGCAATTTTGGGCGGCATATTGGCAGAAGAATGCCAAAGCGTATTGCAGGATTTCTTTGCAGCCAAACGTAAGGCCGTCTGA
- the hpnC gene encoding squalene synthase HpnC, with protein sequence MSVNHYENFPIGSIVLPRRLRKPVHAVYAFARTADDIADEGNAEAAERLRQLDELKAELDCIAQGGKPQTALMQRLYNEAIEPFQLPLQPFYDLLAAFSQDVVKTRYENFGELIAYCRLSANPVGRIMLHLYGQTDEVNMAQSDGICTALQLINFWQDVAVDWQKGRVYIPQEDLQKFKVSEEQIAAGKADFAFQRLMAHECQRAFQILKAGSPLGKTLKGRIGFELRMIIVGGQLILQKLDGCKYDVFNQRPLLDKKDWMIIIKRALMKK encoded by the coding sequence ATGTCAGTCAATCATTACGAAAACTTCCCTATCGGCTCCATTGTGCTGCCGCGCCGTTTGCGCAAGCCGGTTCACGCCGTTTACGCTTTTGCACGGACGGCGGACGATATTGCCGACGAAGGCAATGCCGAAGCAGCCGAACGCCTGCGCCAACTGGACGAACTGAAGGCAGAGTTAGACTGCATTGCACAAGGCGGGAAACCGCAAACGGCTTTGATGCAGCGTTTGTACAATGAGGCGATTGAGCCGTTCCAATTGCCGTTGCAGCCGTTTTATGATTTGCTGGCGGCGTTCAGTCAGGATGTGGTCAAAACCCGTTATGAAAACTTTGGCGAATTAATTGCCTATTGCCGCTTGTCCGCCAATCCGGTGGGGCGCATTATGCTGCATTTGTACGGGCAAACCGATGAAGTGAACATGGCGCAAAGCGACGGTATTTGCACTGCCTTGCAGCTGATTAATTTTTGGCAGGACGTGGCGGTAGATTGGCAAAAAGGGCGCGTGTACATTCCTCAGGAGGATTTGCAGAAGTTCAAAGTCAGCGAAGAACAGATTGCGGCCGGTAAAGCCGATTTTGCTTTTCAACGATTGATGGCGCACGAGTGCCAACGTGCCTTTCAAATACTGAAGGCAGGCTCGCCGTTGGGCAAAACCCTCAAAGGACGAATCGGTTTTGAGCTGCGCATGATTATTGTCGGCGGCCAGTTGATTTTGCAGAAGCTGGACGGTTGCAAATATGACGTGTTTAACCAGCGGCCGCTGTTGGATAAGAAAGACTGGATGATTATCATCAAACGGGCTTTGATGAAGAAATAA